GCTTACTGTGATCTTAACGGCTTTGGCACTTTACATTTTTGGCAGTAAAAAAACTTACGCCCACCGTTATATTTATCCAGGTATCGCCGGAATGATCCTGTTCATTCTTTTCCCATTGGCATACACAGTCGGGCTTGCATTTACCAATTACAGCGCAAAAAACCAGCTTTCTTTAGAGCGTACTCAAACCGTTCTTTTAGATCGCTCATTCCAAAGTGGTGAGAGCTACCCATTTACTTTGTACAAGACTGATGACGGTCATCAGATCGTGGTTAAAGATGGCGATCAGCTGTTAGCGACTGACGTATTTTCTCTAGACAATATGACAGCGACAGAGATGGACCTGTCTATCATCGAGTCTGTGCAAGGTGAAAAAGAGAAGATCAAAGCGATCATCCAAAACCGAGCAGCGATCAGTGGTGTTGATTTCAATCTACCAAACGGTGATGACATCCGCATGAGCGGCTTACGTAAGTTTGCTTCTGTTGCTCCGCTCTATACGCTACAAGACGATCAAAAAACGTTAATCAACAATGAGACGGGTGAAGTTCTCAAGCCAAATATGGATGTGGGTTTCTACCAGCCTGTTGATGCAAACGGTGAGTTTACAGGTAATACCATCTCTCCAGGTTTTGTAGTTAGCATTGGTACGCATAACTTTGAACGTGTGTGGAAAGATGATGGCATCAAAGAACCTTTCATCAGCATCTTTATTTGGACGGTTATCTTCTCGGTATGTACCGTAGCGTTCACGCTTGTTATCGGCCTTGTGCTGGCAAACATCGTGCAATGGGAAGAGCTGAAAGGTCGTTCTATCTATCGTGTTTTACTGATTTTGCCTTACGCCGTTCCCGCGTTCATCTCGATTCTTATCTTTAAAGGTCTATTCAACCAAAGCTTTGGTGAGATCAACATGGTGCTAGAGAACATCTTCGGCTTAAGCCCGAACTGGTTCTCTGACCCGATTCTTGCGAAAACCATGGTGTTGATTGTTAACACATGGCTAGGTTTTCCTTACATGATGATTCTATGTATGGGTCTGTTGAAAGCGATTCCTGATGATCTATATGAAGCGTCAGCGATTGATGGTGCGAACTTTCTTGATAACTTCAAGCGCATTACGTTCCCATTGATGATTAAGCCGCTAACACCGCTATTGATTGCAGCGTTTGCGTTTAACTTCAACAACTTTGTAATGATTCAACTATTGACCAATGGTGGACCGAACATGATTGGCACTTCTGAGCCTGCGGGTTACACAGACTTGCTTGTAAGCTACACGTACCGTATTGCATTCGAAGGTGGCGGCGGTCAAGACTTTGGTCTAGCAAGTGCAATCGCAACGCTTATCTTCCTATTGGTTGGTGCACTAGCGTTACTCAACCTTCGTTTCACTAAACTGTCTCAAGATTAAGGAGCACGACAATGGCTATGGTACAAGGTAAAGGCCTTAAATACCGAGTGTGGGCAACGCATGCTGTGTTGTGGTGCTTCTTGGCAATGATTATCTTCCCATTATTGATGATCATCGCGATCTCATTCCGTGAAGGTAATTTCGCAACCGGTAGTTTGATTCCAGATAACCCATCATTGGAGCACTGGAAATTGGCTCTGGGTATGTCAGTGACGAACGCAGATGGTTCGGTAACAGCGCCGCCATTCCCAGTACTTACTTGGTTATGGAACTCCATAAAAGTGGCGGGTGTTACATCGATTCTAATTGTGGCACTGTCAACGACATCGGCTTACGCATTTGCTCGTATGCGCTTCAAGGGTAAAGAAACTATCCTGAAAGCGATGATGATTTTCCAAATGTTCCCAGCGGTACTAGCTCTAGTCGCTATCTACGCGTTGTTCGACAAACTTGGTCAATACATCCCGTTCTTAGGCTTGAACACGCATGGTGGTCTGATCTTCTCTTACCTAGGCGGTATCGCACTGCACGTTTGGACGATTAAAGGCTACTTTGAGACGATTGATAATTCGTTGGAAGAAGCTGCAGCACTGGATGGTGCAACGCCTTGGCAAGCATTCAGACTGGTTCTACTGCCATTGTCTGTGCCAATCCTAGCGGTTGTGTTTATCCTGTCGTTCATTGCAACAGTAGGTGAAGTACCAGTAGCGTCTATCCTGCTTACAGATGTGAACTCTTACACGCTAGCAGTAGGTATGCAGCAATACCTATATCCTCAGAACTACCTATGGGGTGACTTTGCGGCAGCCGCTGTACTGTCAGCACTTCCGATTACTATCGTGTTTTTACTTGCTCAACGTTGGTTAGTGGGCGGTTTGACGGCTGGTGGTGTAAAAGGATAAGCTGTAGCCTATAAGAAAGAAAAAGAGCGACCACTAGGTCGCTCTATATTGGCATTTTTATTACACCATTTGGTTTGGCCGCCGATCAGTAATAAAAATAACCCTCAGGTTACGCATAGCTGGCTGCTAATCAGGTTCCTTACGCTATTAATGATTAGTGGTTTTTGTAACTCTAACCCAGGTACTTACTTGGGTTTTTTTATGCCTAGATTTTAGTTTATTTATTATAAGAATCTCACTTCCGAACAACACTTCAGCTAAATCAACATGCGACGTAAAGCGTAAATATTGAGTATTCATACTTACATTACACTTTGATTCGTGATCTTGACGTACTAGCCAAAAGCTAAGAATCCTTATTGTTAGCAATTTGGGTATGAATAGTTGTGTCTGATTGTGTTGATATGTAGAAAAAAGATGGCAAACAATTACATGTTTTAATGGTGTCTGATTGATTAAAATTATCCTGTTTCGAAACTCAGTGAAAGGGATTGCATTGGTTGCTATAGGATATGGAAAAATAATAAATAATATTTTTAGATAGGCAGTTAAATACAATGTTAAGAAAAACCATAATCACAACAACTCTCCTTATGTTAACTTCTGCAGCATACGCAAACCCATATATTGGAGCGTCTGTTGGTCAAGCCAATTTTGATAGTACGAACCTTTCTGTAGATTCAACACACGGCTCTACCAAAATGCCATTAAAGTTAGATGATGATTCTAGTTTAGCGGGCAAAATCTACGGTGGGTATCAGTTCAACCGTTACATTGCTTTGGAAGGTTCAATTGGAGGTTATGATGCCCTAGACGGTGGTTCAGTGACTGTTGGTGACATGAAGTTTGCAGCGATTCAACCTAAAATCATTTTACCAGTTAATGACCGCTTTAATCTTTTTGCTAAAGCAGGAGTAGCTTATTTTAATGCAGAATTTAAAGTAAGTAACTCTTTCGTAGGTGCAACCGGCCATTCAACATTTTCTGATACAACAATGACGGGGATGTATGGTTTAGGGGCTGATTTTTCGTTGACAGAGAACCTTCGAATTGAAGCTACATGGGACTACATGAAACCTGATCTAGAAGTGGCTAAGTTGCTTGGAACTTCTGCTTCTGTTGACGCTGAGATTAGTGTTTTCTCTCTTGGAATGAATTACCACTTCTAATCTCTAATCTCTAATCTCTAGAATATAGGGAGCTAGTAATATGTAGCTCCCTTTGCTATGTTTCTGTTGATAGGAGTATCATTGGAATTGTTTTGTGAATGATGTAAACCTTAGACATTTAGATCAGCTACTTAAGCATTTTGAGGTTCACTTATCCCATTCGGTAGGCTTAGGCGAATTAGAGATTGCGTTATGTACTTCCAAACGCAATGTATCAATTGTTATGAAAAAGCTGTCCGAACAAGGTTGGATAGAATGGACTCCTGCAGTAGGTAGGAGTAATCCTAGCAAACTTACAATTAAAAGATCTTTGCAACAAGCAATTACCGAATTATTGATTAGCGAATTGAATAAAGGCAGTTTTAAATTAGTTTCCCGCCTTGTCGATCTATATGGTTCGACAGCCGTCCGAGCCCTTACTTTGGCGACCGAACACCTCAACCAAGAAAACGAATCAAGTAATGCTGTATTGATAGCTGCCTATCCGTGGGTAAACACTATTGATCCAATCAAAACTTTTCGTCATGCAGAACTGCATATCGCAAAAAGTGTATATGATGTTTTGCTGGTTCAGAGTCCAGATGGTGACTTAATGCCTTCCCTAGCCCACGATTGGGTAATGGAAGACAAAATAATGACTCTTTGGCTGCGTCCCGGTGTTTACCGACATGATGGTGAGCTTTTGCAAGTTAAAGATGTGGTTTGGAGTATTAGGCGTTTAATTGAGGGTGATGGACCTATAAAAGACTTATGGCAATGCGCTGAACGTGTAGATGCAGTCGCACCTAACTGTTTAGTTATTACTCTAAAGTATGCTAACAAGTTTTTTCCTTATATGTTAGCTATGTCTAACGCATCTATTGTGTGTCGAGATATACAAAACTTTGACGGTCAATACAGTTATCATATTGGGACTGGGCCGTTCAAGATTGAACGCTGGTGCCAAGACAGTATTCAGCTGCAAGCACATAAAGATTACTTCTCTACTCGAGCTTTGTTAGAACGAGTCACTTTGTCGTATGCCGATGTAGATATGCAACATATGATCAGTTTCAATTGCCCATCGGATCAAGTTGAAATTCAAAGTATTAGCTCTCTATTTTACCTAACTTATCGCGAAAGGCTTGGTTCGAGCATCTCTCGTGAGACGTGGTGTGAGCTAGCTGATTATATCCATCAGCAAAAACAGCTATATGATCCTATTAATGCGGTCGAAAGCTTGGCATTTGAACCTTGTAAAGCTAAGCCTGAGATAATCGCTTGCCCAAGTTTGAGAGGGAAGATCGTCTTAGCTGAACCCAGATGGACAATTCCATATTTAATTCGTAATTCTCAATGGCTACATGATGTTATCCGTTCAACAGGACTCGAGTTGGAAGTTATTATCGTCGATAACATAAGTCACCCTCATTTAGTGTCTGAGTTAGCGGATATTCTCCTTATTGAAGATGTAATAGAGGCTCCAATCGATTACGGAACTTACGAATGGTTAAGTGTGTCAACGGGATTACGGTTTAGTTTTGACCGTTTTCAAATGGATGAGCATCAAGCTAGGATAAAGCGAGCGATAAGTAGCGAATTAGCATCTAATGAGCTGTTGGAGATAGAAAGGAGTTTACGTTTAAGTTATACCTATCTGCCTTTATTTTGTGGTTATGAGGAAACGTCCAAAACTCAACAAGTCAGAGGAGTTCAAGTTAGAAATACAGGTTATAGCGATTTTTATCGACTTTGGATAGCCCAGTAATTTTTAATATTAGAATTCTCGACTCGAAGGCGCGCAACCCAAATGCTGCAACAACACATAAATGCTTTCTTGATCGAGTGCAACGCGACGAAATAAATCCGCAAAAGTTGGGTCACCGCCGAAACAAGTCTGGATATAGTGGTTAATCTCATTGTTGTCGTAGCCTTCGACGTACAACGTTCTAACCCATTGATACTCAACAGCCTTCAAATTGTTCAGTGTAGCTTCGCTAAGAGTAGGGGGTGTCACGCTCAAGTTTGGCTCCGGGGAAATAAAATACAATCTATTATGAGTGGTGGTATTTAATCAGAGCAAAATGACGACTTTATTACAGTCAAAATAAATCAGTGAACCAGCGTTAAATCATTCCAGCCTTTGGCTGAATATCACGTTCTATCGACAACATTGAATTTTTAGCGGTTTTATTTGTGTGGGGTATTAGATACACAAATGCCAAGCATGTGCTTGGCATATTAATAAATCTACGTAGTGTAGTATGACCTTATTTAAGGTACTTCACGTGCGCTTCCATCTCTTCGCCAATTTGTTTTCGCATTTTCATTAGGCGAATAGCAGAATCTCTTAACTCGATGTCTTCTGGTGTTTCAGGAACCCATTCAGGCACTTTAGTTGGAGTGCCATTTTCATCTACAGCCACCATAATAACAATACAGTGAGTCGTCAGGCGGTTGTTAAGGTCTTTTGGATCGCTCGCTTGAACGTCTATTGCAATATGCATTGAAGATGAACCCGTGTAGATTACCTTCGCGCTGACCTCTACCAAGTTGCCTACATGGATTGGTGCGACAAATCGAATACCGCCGGCATAGGCCGTTATACAATACTTACCACTCCACCCTGCAGAACAGGCATAAGCCGCTAAATCGACCCATTTCATTACTGCTCCCCCATGAACCTTACCACCAAAGTTCACGTCCCCAGGCTCAGCTAAAAAACGCAGTATAACGTCTCGTTTACCATTTTTTTGGCTATTGTTACTGCTCATCTATCTTCCTTCATTATTATTGTGCTGCATAACATGTTTGTTACTTGCTAATAACAATATACTTAAGATGACATAAATTAAAGCGGATAATCTCACGGTTAAGACTATTTGTTCAAACAGATGACAAACCGGTGAGTATTGATGTCTATTGGTGTGGGAGGTGAGAGGTAAACGCTAGGTGGCTATTTTGTGAGTAAGCTGAGAAGAAGAAAAAACACCTAGCGCAATGCTAGGTGTTTTTAAGCCGTTAGATACTCATATTGGTACCTTTTTATATTTGCCAACTAACCGCTGTTTGTCCGGTTTAGTTTAAATGATTCTAACTTATTTACCACTAAAGTGGTAGTTAGGTTGCTTTGTTAATCAGCTCATCTTTTACTCTTTTACAAAGTATAGATCCTTTGCGTGAGTTTTGCCTTTCGGATTATTGATTGGTCACTACTTATGTACACTTGGTACTAACTTCAATCTTGTAAAGGCATTAATGTTAAAAGTACATTAAGTGATTTTTTAATCACGTTACACGTTTAAGTTGATTTTCCCACCTTGTGAACTTGTTGCAAAAGCTCACTGTAGCTAAGGAGCAGATACTGAGGAAATGTCGTAATCTAACCGATCTTAGCTTTGCTGTGGCAAAGGCGCTTCAAGTATCGGTTTTCTTTTAATTTGCGCGAGAATAACACCAGAGATCACCATCACACCGCCAATGATATGGAATTGATTAATCTCTTCACCTAACCATGTAGCAGCCAGTACAATCGCGACAACAGGCATTAAATTCATAAACATCGCACTGGAATCTGCTCCTATGGTGTCAATCGCCTTCACCCACATCCATGGCGCGAGAATAGAAGCAGCAACCGCAGCGTAAGCTATGAGCGGGATGGCTTGCTGTGATGGTATTAGTTGCTTACTTGTCAACCAAAGTGGAGTCAACATCGCTACGGCAAACAAACCTTGAACATAAATCACAACTCCGCTGCTAACTGGCATTTTCCAACGTTTTAGCAAAACACAATAAGAAGCGTAAACGAGTGCTGCAATCAGCATGTACCCATCACCTTGAGTGAGTTCTTGATGGATGAAGAACAGAGGATCTCCTTTACCAAGCATTAGTGCCAAACCCGACAATGACAATACACCACCAATAATACTTAAGCGCGAAATCGATTTGTGTAGTAAAGGAACGCTCAAGAAGACACTGAACAATGGTACCAAAGAAGTGATCAATGCCATGTTAGAAGCCGTTGTCGTTAAACCCGCGTAATAACCCAGAGATTGGTTCATCGCCATGCCTAAAAAGCCAAGGAAAGCGAGCTTAGGTAGGTTAGGCTTGATTATTGCCCATTGTTTTATCACTGAACGTATACAAAAAGGAGTAAGAATTAACATCGCGATGAACCAGCGGTAAAAACTCATTGCGCTAGGTTCAATGGCGCTTGCTGCAAGTTTATTGACGATTGCATTTGCGCCCCATATACAGACCGTAAAAAATGGTAAGAGGTAATACATGTTAGTTCCGTTGCAAATGATTTGATGCGGCTAGTTTGACAGGTCGTTATACTTATAGATATCTTTAAAAAGACATCAGACGCGATAGGAAGACAAGTTTGAAAAAACACTCGAGAAACCTTCATCCATCCTTATCAATTGATAAGGCACCATCCAACGTATTTATGAATTTCGAAGCGTTCTTATCGAACACCGAAACTCGTGTACATAGCCACCCTTGGGGGCAAGTGCAGTTGATCAGCGGTGGAATTCTTGAAATGGAAGCTGAAAATACTCGCTTCCTAGCACCGCCACATTTAGCTATTTGGGTACCTGCTGGGGTGACGCACTGTAGTTACAACCGTAAGCCATTGGACTACTGTTCACTAAATATTGCTCGTGAGCTAACTCATCACTTGCCTGAAAAAACAAGCTTAATAACGATTACTCCAATTGTGTCTTCGATCATTGATGACTTTCGTCAGAGAAGCATCAATGTTGCTGAGAGCGAGCAAGACCAAAGGCTAATCCAAGTATTACTGGATCAATTGGCTGAGCGTCAGGTTGAGCATCATTTTTTACCATCGACAGACAACAAATACTTAGCGCCGATCCTATCCGCTATAGAAGAAAACCCGACTGATGATATTTCCTTAAAAGATTGGGCAGAAAAAGTACACACGACAGAGCGTACTTTGTCACGACATTGCCAGAGTGAGTTAGGGATGAGTTTTACGGAGTGGCGATTGAGAGTACGCTACTTGTACTCTATGGATTTGTTGAGAAACGGCCAATCAGTCAAAGAGGTTGCTCTCACTTTAGGTTATAACCAAGCCAGCCCGTTCATTTCAATGTTCAAAAAATATTCGGGAAGTACCCCTGAACAATATAAGAATCGGTTGTTGTAATTCACTTATCTCGCTAAAACTGTATATTTTTCTGCTTTCTTTGATATTGAAGTATGCGTAACGCAATTTTTCGTCATCACTTCGTATACCAATAGTTCATCGACATCTTCGAGTGATTCACCTAGGCGGGTATGGTGAAAACTATCGGCATTCTGTTTCTGAACGATTTCGGCATTTTGTCTTGAGATTGAGGTGTTTGGTATACTCCTACACTCAATAACTGGAATCTGTCATGGGCAAGTCTACCTACCACGTTATTGAGGGTTATGTTCATCAATTCTCACAACTACATAGCCAATACAAAATCTAATCTAGATTTGGGTAGATATAGCTTCCTCGTTTTTTGTAGTCTAAGATTGAAATTATACGATAAGTTACTGCAGGGCTTTAAAAATGAAAGGGATTATAGTTGCTGTGATTGCCACCTTAATCTGTGGATGGTCGAGTTTTGGCGTAAGCAGAACACCCCAAACAGGCCATATTCCCAAGGTAAAAATTGCCGTTTCTTTAACTCCGCTTAGTACACCTTTGTTTATAGCAGAAAGGTTGGGCTTTTTCGTTGATAACGGTATCGATGTTGAACTCATCCCATGTGAAGGTGGCGTAAATTGCGCAAACTTACTTCAAAATAATACTGTGGACTATGCGACGGCGTCTGGGACTGTTGCTCTATTTAATCAGCATCAACACAATAATATATTAATACTTGCAAGCTTCGTTGCTTCGAGCAACGATATAAAACTACTGACCCTTGATCAATTAAAGATAAATAGCCTTCAAGACTTATCAGGGAAAAAAGTTGGAATTATCAAATCAAGTGCCAGCGAATTGTATTTTGACTTTCTCTTAATATCAAATGCACTTCAGGAACTCGATGTTGAAAGAGTATATCTTCAACCTCATGAAATGGTATCCGCTTTACTTTCTTTTCAAGTTGATGCCATATCCGTCTGGGAGCCATATGGATATAAAGCTTCGTTATTATCGACGACGCCTGTCATTGATTTAGGATTAAAGGGTATTTATCAACTTTCTTTCAATTTACTCGCAAAATCTCCTAGAACCATATTAAGTTCGACAGATAAAGAAATTTTGTCTGCAATTTATCAAGCGACTCAATGGATTGAAAATCACCCTAGTGAAAGTATTTCGTTGATCTCAAATGAATTAGGAGTTAACCCTCAGCAGGTTAAGTGGGCGTGGGGGGATTATATATTTGAATTAACTAACGGTTATACTTTGCTTTCAAATTTACAGCTACAAGCGAGGTGGGCCTCAGAAAGAAAAATAATAGAAGGAGAGCCCATAGACGTTAGGTCATTTATTGACGATGCTGCGTATAGTGATCTTCAAACAAGCGGAGTTATTAAATGATTCATTCTTTAATATTTAAGATGAAAATTTTACTCGGTATTAGCGTGGTGATGGCTTTTTCGACAGCATGGTTGCTTTATGAACTCTACAACAGCCATATCATTGCGACTAATAACCAAAACCAGCTTGTTA
This genomic window from Vibrio toranzoniae contains:
- a CDS encoding ABC transporter substrate-binding protein — translated: MNDVNLRHLDQLLKHFEVHLSHSVGLGELEIALCTSKRNVSIVMKKLSEQGWIEWTPAVGRSNPSKLTIKRSLQQAITELLISELNKGSFKLVSRLVDLYGSTAVRALTLATEHLNQENESSNAVLIAAYPWVNTIDPIKTFRHAELHIAKSVYDVLLVQSPDGDLMPSLAHDWVMEDKIMTLWLRPGVYRHDGELLQVKDVVWSIRRLIEGDGPIKDLWQCAERVDAVAPNCLVITLKYANKFFPYMLAMSNASIVCRDIQNFDGQYSYHIGTGPFKIERWCQDSIQLQAHKDYFSTRALLERVTLSYADVDMQHMISFNCPSDQVEIQSISSLFYLTYRERLGSSISRETWCELADYIHQQKQLYDPINAVESLAFEPCKAKPEIIACPSLRGKIVLAEPRWTIPYLIRNSQWLHDVIRSTGLELEVIIVDNISHPHLVSELADILLIEDVIEAPIDYGTYEWLSVSTGLRFSFDRFQMDEHQARIKRAISSELASNELLEIERSLRLSYTYLPLFCGYEETSKTQQVRGVQVRNTGYSDFYRLWIAQ
- a CDS encoding acyl-CoA thioesterase, coding for MSSNNSQKNGKRDVILRFLAEPGDVNFGGKVHGGAVMKWVDLAAYACSAGWSGKYCITAYAGGIRFVAPIHVGNLVEVSAKVIYTGSSSMHIAIDVQASDPKDLNNRLTTHCIVIMVAVDENGTPTKVPEWVPETPEDIELRDSAIRLMKMRKQIGEEMEAHVKYLK
- a CDS encoding DMT family transporter codes for the protein MYYLLPFFTVCIWGANAIVNKLAASAIEPSAMSFYRWFIAMLILTPFCIRSVIKQWAIIKPNLPKLAFLGFLGMAMNQSLGYYAGLTTTASNMALITSLVPLFSVFLSVPLLHKSISRLSIIGGVLSLSGLALMLGKGDPLFFIHQELTQGDGYMLIAALVYASYCVLLKRWKMPVSSGVVIYVQGLFAVAMLTPLWLTSKQLIPSQQAIPLIAYAAVAASILAPWMWVKAIDTIGADSSAMFMNLMPVVAIVLAATWLGEEINQFHIIGGVMVISGVILAQIKRKPILEAPLPQQS
- a CDS encoding ABC transporter substrate-binding protein; this encodes MKGIIVAVIATLICGWSSFGVSRTPQTGHIPKVKIAVSLTPLSTPLFIAERLGFFVDNGIDVELIPCEGGVNCANLLQNNTVDYATASGTVALFNQHQHNNILILASFVASSNDIKLLTLDQLKINSLQDLSGKKVGIIKSSASELYFDFLLISNALQELDVERVYLQPHEMVSALLSFQVDAISVWEPYGYKASLLSTTPVIDLGLKGIYQLSFNLLAKSPRTILSSTDKEILSAIYQATQWIENHPSESISLISNELGVNPQQVKWAWGDYIFELTNGYTLLSNLQLQARWASERKIIEGEPIDVRSFIDDAAYSDLQTSGVIK
- a CDS encoding AraC family transcriptional regulator, encoding MKKHSRNLHPSLSIDKAPSNVFMNFEAFLSNTETRVHSHPWGQVQLISGGILEMEAENTRFLAPPHLAIWVPAGVTHCSYNRKPLDYCSLNIARELTHHLPEKTSLITITPIVSSIIDDFRQRSINVAESEQDQRLIQVLLDQLAERQVEHHFLPSTDNKYLAPILSAIEENPTDDISLKDWAEKVHTTERTLSRHCQSELGMSFTEWRLRVRYLYSMDLLRNGQSVKEVALTLGYNQASPFISMFKKYSGSTPEQYKNRLL
- the malF gene encoding maltose ABC transporter permease MalF, giving the protein MQSVQGTDAIPAPSSLPGSKSVFIKWGLLGSVGLINGYATILMYSRGELAFALLTVILTALALYIFGSKKTYAHRYIYPGIAGMILFILFPLAYTVGLAFTNYSAKNQLSLERTQTVLLDRSFQSGESYPFTLYKTDDGHQIVVKDGDQLLATDVFSLDNMTATEMDLSIIESVQGEKEKIKAIIQNRAAISGVDFNLPNGDDIRMSGLRKFASVAPLYTLQDDQKTLINNETGEVLKPNMDVGFYQPVDANGEFTGNTISPGFVVSIGTHNFERVWKDDGIKEPFISIFIWTVIFSVCTVAFTLVIGLVLANIVQWEELKGRSIYRVLLILPYAVPAFISILIFKGLFNQSFGEINMVLENIFGLSPNWFSDPILAKTMVLIVNTWLGFPYMMILCMGLLKAIPDDLYEASAIDGANFLDNFKRITFPLMIKPLTPLLIAAFAFNFNNFVMIQLLTNGGPNMIGTSEPAGYTDLLVSYTYRIAFEGGGGQDFGLASAIATLIFLLVGALALLNLRFTKLSQD
- a CDS encoding outer membrane beta-barrel protein; the protein is MLRKTIITTTLLMLTSAAYANPYIGASVGQANFDSTNLSVDSTHGSTKMPLKLDDDSSLAGKIYGGYQFNRYIALEGSIGGYDALDGGSVTVGDMKFAAIQPKIILPVNDRFNLFAKAGVAYFNAEFKVSNSFVGATGHSTFSDTTMTGMYGLGADFSLTENLRIEATWDYMKPDLEVAKLLGTSASVDAEISVFSLGMNYHF
- the malG gene encoding maltose ABC transporter permease MalG, which translates into the protein MAMVQGKGLKYRVWATHAVLWCFLAMIIFPLLMIIAISFREGNFATGSLIPDNPSLEHWKLALGMSVTNADGSVTAPPFPVLTWLWNSIKVAGVTSILIVALSTTSAYAFARMRFKGKETILKAMMIFQMFPAVLALVAIYALFDKLGQYIPFLGLNTHGGLIFSYLGGIALHVWTIKGYFETIDNSLEEAAALDGATPWQAFRLVLLPLSVPILAVVFILSFIATVGEVPVASILLTDVNSYTLAVGMQQYLYPQNYLWGDFAAAAVLSALPITIVFLLAQRWLVGGLTAGGVKG